In the genome of Arachis hypogaea cultivar Tifrunner chromosome 9, arahy.Tifrunner.gnm2.J5K5, whole genome shotgun sequence, the window atatatattttaaataaataattaatttttgatgtatatgtaataaattgtattaattattattattattattattattattattattattattattattattaatactttCAACTAATTATCCAAATACTGTAAGTACGTGATATAAAATTTTTACtcctatatataattaattacattaacaATTTGTTCTTGACGTTTAAATATTCAAATGATCATATTTTGTAtctattatttactttttaaatttcaaattttagggTCTCTACTTCAACATATATagattcttttttattcttcttttattttttataatttttctgcaCATaccattttaaatattaattaataacatcACTTTCAGCAAACATTATAGTGGGGGCAAATATTTAGTACACTGTCATGCATGCATGTGAATATGTGATGAAATTTGTAAGGACTGGAGTTTTAGTGATGAATTTTTGTGTCTAAATTTTGatatctaatttattaaaaatagttaaaaattattatataattttaataatataaaaagaaataattttaaaatattgaaaacTTATCTAAAACAAAATAGGCAAGTTCGACACCAAAATCAGCACCAAAAAATTGGCCCTGGAgttttattagaattttaatttgttttcaataaCACAATCTTTtgtcatataataatataaaaatcatATCATAACAATAAGGACATGAATGATAGACTGCTGGTATAGAGAAGTGCCACATCTATCAATTTCTTCTGCTTTTTTTTCTCCCTTTAATATTTAATGTTCTTTACTATATTGCATAATATATACACTTCTCAATAATAATGAATGGATCatcatatgataaaaaaaatgaagaaacttGCTTAGTCTAAAGTaggtaataataattaattaactaataatcaTACTGAGGAGcatactaattaaattaaattaaattaaagtttgcATTAATTCAAAAAGATTGAAGTACATCAACAtatacacatacatacaaagagaGACTCATTGCTAAATATACCATTTCCCCATAACAAAGCTTGAAATACTACATAAGTTGTATCTATCTCTAACTAAATTAAACAAGCTAAGTgcaattcactttttttttttttttgccccaCAAAATCTGTGTAActgaaaaacataataaaacaagaaaagaaaaaggtaacACCCAAATTTGTCATAGGAGGATAAtaatgtttaattattatttccATGCATTATTATTATCCTATGATATCATGATAATTCTTGTGCACTAAAATTAATTTGCTTATCAACTAACTCTAAGATACCAATAATGTCTCCACCTCTAGAAGCATCATCTTCAATGGCTATATTCAGATCCAAACAGAGGCTCATGGAACTTTTCTCCTCCATCttgttatcatcatcatcaccattctcTTTCCCTTTGCCTTTGCATTCATCAGAAGAAGGttttgatgatgaagaagaactgAAGAAACTTTCGCAGCTGAAAATGACAATGGCATCCTTGAGAGGAACAGATTCACAAGCAGGAAGCATCAAACTACCACTCTCAATGGCTTTCTTGATACCCTTTTGGGAAAAGTTATCAACTTGATCCAAATCTTCCATGAAGAACACTCTATGAGGATTCTCATTAACTGCCTCACCAAACCTCTGAAGATAACTGCTTCCAAACTCATtccttggcctcttcttcttattGCAGTGCTTGGATTCATCAGTGAGGAAATTGCTCATGGAAATTGTTACAAAGTTAGCATAAGATCCAAACACAGCCTTAGCTATCTCCTTTGAGACACTCTCCTTGGCTTGATTTGAAGAATGGTCCAAACCCAAGAACACCATCCAagtctcttgcttctcttcttctctcttcaccAATCTGTTTTTGTTGCTCATCATTCCTGATCTGCATTGAAGGATGGTGCTTGCAATCTCATGAACAATCTTGCCTTTGTTGTGTTGTGGAAGTTGAAGATGAAGAACTTTTCTGTCCAATGCATCAGAGAGAATCTTGAGATTCTCAGCATTGAGTTCTTTGAACATCTGAGTGCTGTCTAAGCCTTCAACTGCTTCACTTGAAGAAGCTGAGTTTGGACTTGAGTTTGGATTTGACAAGAGATCTGGTTTAGGGTGGAGGGCATTATTGTCATTGTCATTGTTATTGTCTTCTCTATGATCTGGCATGAACATGATGAGGTTGTTGCCATCATAGCAACAATTTTCATCACTGCCATTTTCAGTGTATAGTAACTCACATTCTCTGATTGGTTCTACTTTTTCCTCAGTGGAAATGCTTATGATTGGCCAGTTTATTAGGTGCTGGCTTTGGTGATGATGAGTGTTGTTAGATTTTGCTAATAATTCATGTGATGATGAAACAGAAGTTGGAGATGATGGAGTTGATGAACCAAACAAAACTggtttttcatgaattgatgatgAAATCTgtctcttgttgttgttgtgaacTGAATTGCAAAATGAGTTCCATTTCTTGCACACTTCCTTAAGTCTTATTGTATTTTCCTGCTGcataaataacaaaagagaatcaAAAATtgttttttcataaatataaaaaatttaattttgatatattaaaaatataaaatcaataatattAGTTCTTTTAGatgcatatataaaattatattttatacttgaagtatattaaaattaaattcatataaaaaataaaatattttatattatttttttatataaaataataatattaataatatttgttcATTTTTTGAATCTAAAAATGAAGTAGCAAAAGGTATATACAAACCTCATCTTCTATTATGAGAATTTTGTCTTCTTTTTTGCAATTTTGGAGCCATGTTGGCAAGGTGGTAGTAGTAGTAACACTGCTAACTTTTCTGCTCACGTTATTGGTTATGCTCtgagcttctttttcaaaatttagtgaACAATCTCTACAGCAAGTTAGGTTCTTGAATAATGCATTGCTTCTCTCTTGACCTTGAAAATCACTGTAATAATTAAAACAACAACCATacattaattaattacaaaataagaaaatagaaaatagaaaatataaagaatataataatttacCTGTCAAAGTTTAAAGTTAGGCTAAGGCTTCCAACAGGAATAGTGAAAGGATGAAGCTCCCAAATAGATTCCAAAGAAGGATGAGAAATCTTACACTTCATGTAAGTCTTAAAGCTTGAAATCCCCAAAAGCCAAACCCTATTACCATTATTATTCTCACACACCAATTTCTTGATCTCCATAACCATATGCTCCAAAGAACAAtacaagttctttgaagattcatcaGAACAAAAGGTTGACCAAAAGTCAAACAACCATTTGAGGTCACCCAAGTAGAGAATAAGCCCTCTCCCAACATAGCTCCTCACAAGGCTCCTAATCTCCATCATCTTGTTTTCAACCTCTTCTTTCGAAATGTTCCTGAAATACATCAAAGGAAGGCTCACAAATTGAACATACCTTAACTCCATTGGAACATTCCCAACCTCAAATTTCTCCATCACTCCCTTGGCCACTCCTTCAACATTGCTTAAACTCTCTCCCACAATCACTGTGttccttcttctcttcaccaACTCATTCAACACACTAAccacctcatcatcatcatttttcatGAATAATTGATCAAAAGGTCTAGAAGATGCTGACACATTGTTGTTATTGCTTCCATTACCAAGAACTTGTTGTTGCTGATGAGGCCTTATGCTGCTTTCCTTGGACTCTTTCTGTGAAGAAACCTCCATTGAAAGAGCTTGTTCAACCCTAGCTTTGATAACTGTGCTTGAGAAACCAGCTTCTCTCATGACCCTACTAACGCTAGGGTCATCAAGGATTGAGATTATGAGTTGCTCCACCTCAATCTTCAAAGCCAAGatgtgttgttgttgctgctgttggTTCTCAATGGATCCGCGGCGCTGGTGAGCCTGCGCGCGCTTGAACGCCGCCACCAGCGCGTTGGACAGGGACGGCGTCGAAGAGTACTGGTGATGAGGTGCCAATAGTGGGCTTTGAGTGGACGCCGGCAACCGGTTCAGTGCAACGTTGAAGCAGAGCTCCAACGCCTTGCACTGAAGCGGGTGCGAGTGACACTGAAGGCAAGCCTTTCTTAGAAGACCCGCAGATGCAGCCAGCATGGCGCTCGCGACGTGAAGAGGAGTCACTTGTGCGTGGCCCCTCCTCGTCGCGAGACTAACCGCCTGCTTGACAACAGTTGCAGCTTCAGGCGTAAGAGCCTGAAGCTGAATACTGCATATTCCTCCTCTCATATCTCTTTGCTCGCAAGAAGtgatagtaaataaaaaatttagaagaaTTTTGAACTATCTAGAGAAGAAGTGTTAATGGGGTTTTTTtcatttgtattattattatgaagAGAGGGTGCAAGATGGATAGATATATATTGTGAGGGTTTTGTGCCTTTCTTGTTAGTGAGGGGAAGTTTTGGCTTTTTGTATGAAAGTGGGATTTGATTGCTTTATCTTTCTCTATTGATTGTTAGATGTAAAGGAATGTGGATTATCAAAAGCTTATGGTCAGTGTTATTTGTGGGAACtatataaaagaatttaaataataatGGAATAAACCACTTTTGTTAAGAATAAGCTCCTTAAAAACCTTGATGAtgggaaaaagagagagagagagaaaaagagaaagtggATAAAAGGGAAAAGggagggaaagaagggaagagaaaaaagagagaaagagagagagagaggactgTCTGTCTGTTTGAATGGACAGGAAACTATGGATactgtgtttgtgtttgtgtttgttgagtgaagTGAATGACTGTGGTTTGGTTTTTGTAAGTTTTAAGACTTTTCCTTTTAACTCTTCTCGAGGGAGTGAATGAGGGTCCCAATAGGGAATAATTCCTTGAATGATTGATGGAATAATGAATCACACAATTCTCACTCAAAATTAGTAACTTCTTCAATGTTTTTCTAGTATATatgtattttcttcttttatattcatattaatcatcaaaatatataGTAGAAAATTCTATAACAATAATTttgtggttaaaaataaatataatgtaTAATACATTATAAAACTTTTGGATACATCATTGTATGAAGAGATACATATAATATGTTTATTTGTAAGAAAgatattaatttttgtgtttgCATTAATTGTGAACTCTATAGTTTCTCTTCACAACAttcttttcttgatttttttttcaagttttccttattttcctcatTTTTCATCTAGTGTTCAACGTTAAAAgtgaatttatataataaataaattattatacatattaaatAAGGAAGTGTCAATTCAAAGTTTCAAACTTTATTTATCATTAAGTGAGTAATTAGATGAGTAATAAATccatttaaaaagaatttatttactttaattagtgataataaataataaataaagaaagataaattaataaaaaaagtgtCAGTTGCTATGAAAAAAATAACATAACTAAACATTAATTGTTCTATTATTAACAATAATGTTCGAATAATTAAGTTGGATTAATCTAATAATTAGTCCATTAATCTGTTTAAGCAAATGTAGAAGTTTACTTATTCATGCCCCAAAAAAGTTGTCTTTCCTTCAACATTTTAATGATCAGAGTCTAAATCATGGTTTTCTGTTGCCTGAAATTTTGAGGGTAACATAACATGAATTGATCATTGaattgttggttttttttttattttacggaaaaataaaatttgttgggAGTTTAGTAATGCTGTGAGTTGATGATAATAGAACAATGTGCCTTTCATTGGCATTctccaattttatttttgataaaaaaatatttaaattttcggAATATATTTTTAACTAGGTAGCAAAAATAAATAATCGAACTTGAACCTTTTACGCTTTTAATAAAGCACTTCTATTTTTGTAACTGAACCATTTTtctttaaggaaaaaaaaaaaacaatggcaTCCTCCCTCAATCTTTATACAAAAATTTCTCTTTAAGTAAGGTAGAAGGCAACTATacctaagaaaaaaaaaagataaaaaaaaggaaaaaagtgaGGTAGAAGAGTTTAGGGTATAGAAGGGTACACGAGGTGAAAAAATATTACgtataactcttttttttttttctgaaccaaaaataaaaaaagatagatCCTAGTTTAAATTTATGATCTCCTTAAAATTTCTTTTACTTGGATTATTGAATTATATGTCCCAAAAATTAATCCTGCAATCTAACAAACTAGAAGGCACCTTGTATCTGTTACTTTctctataaaatttaatatttttaaataaggagataaattttttagttcaaaatataatataaatgagcattaaaaagaaaatagcgtttctgcttttttttttttgggtcacaTTTATCTTCTGAATGTCACTATGACAGTGGCTGTATAAATTAGATTGGCTTTGAGGCCCACATTTCTAACAGCCCAATTATGCTTCAATTAAATACTCCTTCCATTTTCataccaaaaatgaaaaaaaaatctcgttttacattttgttttttattttcacgGTATCATTCAACCCAACAGACTAAGGTAATTCGCCGTAAATTTGAGTTTCATTAAGGATTTGCTATTAACTAACAGGTTGCTACATGTATAAAGCAAGATTTTAACTCCCAACTCTTATTTAAACGGACTAGTGAGCTGACTACTAGACCAATCCAAATTGGTTAAATGTGTTTTACGTCGTGAGAGTCATTTTGACCCTTTGTTACATTTGAAACTTAATGAATTTGCAGCAGAAACTTGACATAGATGGAGGATTTGTAAGTCTCTCGTTAAGTCGTATTCGAGTTCAAACTCAGGAATGGTCATGAGAATTAAGAGAGTAGCATCTAGTTTGAAGGTTTTGTCTCAATGATAGTTGATTTACATAACAGAGAACAAGTGGTTAGAAATTTGAAAGAGAACAGTAAATTTTGGACATTCCAAAATAGAGCATAGCTAGCAGCATCTTTATCCTGAATTCCTGCAGAACTCAGTTTGCATGATGCATACAATATAGCATGTGTGTGACATATCACTGATAGAGGAACACATTTCAAGTTGGATGGTAAAATATTTTGTGTACTTGTACGATCTTGGACATCCAGTTAACACACTTTTTTATGTCTATCATTTCCAATAGTCCAGTGGAAAAGTATTTCATCTAATTGATAACAAGTTAAAACATAAATGCATCAAGTATCAATTATGTATTGTTCGCACCTGAGATTATGTGAGACTAGTTTTACTGAAGCTACATATATCTTTTCATGGTAGATAAGTATTTAGTATTCTCATAAATCACAAAAATGGAAAAAGGTGAATACATGAAGAAAGTATGGTTGAAGAGAACCATTCTAGTGAATATATCATCTTGCAGGGTGTTCATTCATTTTCTTGTATGCTTCAACTTTTCTGCCACAGAACCAAAATTTGCGGCATCATTTTCTTCTCAAAGAGACATGGCATTAACACATGACATTTGGACATTTGGTATCTCTCTAATTTCATTCAAAAAGGTTTTTTGCTACTTTAATTAACCTCTTGGCAGGCTAACACTTTGGTATCTCCAATCATAAAATTCCAATGATTGATTCATATCAGATATACATTTGTCCCTAATGTGTTCAGTTAAACTATTCAATATAAACGGAATATTTTCAGCTCTCGACTTTGAGGGATCGTCGGAGATGAAAGATTGTATTTGATTTTGTATTTCAATCCAGCTGCATCCGGGAAGTTTCGTAGCTTGTTTCTCCCTCATGAGCACCCTTAGCCTCTCAACCTCTTTCCATCTTCCTGCCTCTGCAAGCATGTTTGACAAAGTAACATAGTTGGAGGCATTAGCAGGTTCGAGTTCCAAAAGCATCTTGGCTGCTACTCTACCGAGTTCAAGGTTTTTATGTACTCGAGAAGCCGCAAGCAGCGAACCCCATAGTCCAGCATTTGCTTTCACCTTCATACCCCTCATTACATTGAAGGCTTCCTCAAACCTACCAACACGGCCAAGCAAATCAACTAGGCAGCTGTAATGTTCAGCCAAGGGTTCAATGCTAAATTCTTCAACCATGCATTTAAACAAAGCCAAACCCTTCAGAGCTAAACCGGCATGACTGCATGTTGATAACATACCCATGAAGGTAAACTCATCTGGAGCAATCCCCTCTGATAACATCTGCTCGAAGGCCTTAAACGCCTCATTTGCTAATCCATTCAAAGCATAACCCGAAATGAGGGAGTTCCAAGAGATAAGGTCTGCGCGCCAGATATCTCTGAACACCTGTTCTGCCTTCTGTACCCTTCCACATTTTGCATACATGGCAATCAAGGCATTACTAACAAAGATATCATTTACATAACCACTCTTCAGAATGTATTCATGGAGCTGCTTGCCTAATTGCAAGGCTGCAAGATTCGCACACGCGCTTAAGGCACATGCAAAAGTTGATTGATCTGGTTTCTGTTCTTCCTGTCCCATGATAACAAAACTCTTAACAGCGTCCAAGTATAAGCTATTTTGTAGAAAACCTGCAATAAGAGAATTCCAAGAAACTATATTCCTTGCTTCCATGGAATGAAAGATCTCTGCTGCTCGATCCATCTTCCCTGCCTGAGCGTACCCGGAAATCATAGTATTCCACGAAACTGCATTCTTGATGGGCATATGTCTAAATAGGTTGTAAGCTTCTTCCATTCTTCCACTCTGTGAATAGCCTGAAATCATGCTGTTCCAACAAACAGCATCGCGAACATGAATTCGACTGAACATTTGACCAGCCTCATCTATTCTTCCATTCTGTATTAATCCGGACAACAAAGCAGTTTGTGCTGCCGTGTCCTTGCAAGGCATCTGATTATAAATTTTCCTTGCCTCGTTAAGCTTACCAACTCTAATGTACCCATTAATTATTGTAGTCCATGACACAGAATCTTTATCTGGCATTTCCTTGAACAGCTTTACAGCTTCACCAATTTGCAAGTCTTGGACATAGGCTGCAATCATTGCATTCCACGAGACCACGTTTTTATCAGGCATACTATCAAAAAGCTTCCTAGCCTCCATAATCTTACCGTGTCTTGCAAATCCACACAACATCGTAACCCAAGAAACAGCACTAGGATTTGGAATCTTTTCAAACAACTGCCAAGCAGAACTAGGATCACCACAGTTAACAAACCCAGCAATCATCAAGTTCCATGAAACTGCGTTCTTGTTGGTCATCCTCTCAAAAAACTGCAATGCTTGATGCATTTTACCATTCTGGGTATACCCGGCTAACATCGAGTTGTAAGAAACCAAATCCTTTACCGGTGTCCGCTCAAACACTTCCTCGGCCTCGCGGAAGTGACCCTTCTTCGCATAACCTGCAATCATGGCATTCCAACACTTAGTGTCCAACTTATCAGGAACCAAATCAAAGAGCTCCCTAGCCTTATGGAGCATCCCCTTACGCGAATAGCAAGTTATCATCAAAGCCCATGAGAAGTTATCTCTGCGAGGCATTGTGTCAAACAAGTGAGCGGCTTCTTCAACCATGTTGTTGTGAACATACCCAGCAATCATGGTGTTCCAAGAAACCAGGTTTCTATGgggcattttatcaaacagttTGCGGGCATCATTGATCCTACCATTTTTAGCAAAAACCGAAACCATGGAATTGTAAGTTACAAGGTTCTTGTGGGGCATGGTTTCGAAGACAGTGACAGCGTCTTCAACTTGGCCAAGTTTGCCAAGATGAATGAGTCCCTGGTTCTGGTTGAAGACACGTTTTCCATGTTCAGCTATTGATTTGAGATGGTGTTTCATGGTCCATGAAGGAGATGGTAGGGGCCTTGTGTTTTGCCGTGCAAAGAAAGAAGCTACGTAACTAACTACCTACTATGATTGTTATGTTTGGTAACCATGTTTGCGTACAAGATATTCCAGAATCAGTATGTAACTTCCATCTTCATGTTTTGGCTTTACCTAATTAATGGAAACCTACCCCTTTTTCAACAATGATATATATACTAGatatgattttctttttctttcaactaGAGTGTGACCTCTCGGAGTGGTAAATTAATTACAGTTAGTATTAAGTGCCAACAGATTTTCTGATTTATAAtcgttaattaatttttattaatatttttaataatatgagattatatttaataatataaaattatacatttttttattggttaaaagcttattagattttattaaaaatgctgatcttttaaatttattaattaattatattatataatgtattttaataaatattatattatttagatattaattaaataatatataaattaatattaaatttaaatggttttatatttaaaatattttacaaaatatttatttaatcattaatatataattttatataattatttaactaaaatgtaatataaattaaaatataatttattatttaaaaatttgaattcatttatttttaaaaaaattataaactttttatattagaattatataaaattatatctttatttattgcttttatttttatatttgttttaattttcataCTTTGTCTTTTTATATGATGTTTTTTGGAttacaaataattaaataacattttaaaaaaatgaataaaaatgagaaacatacaaaatataaattaattttataatcatgatatatttgaatatatttaaTAAAGAGATGTGCCAAATTTAAATTTACTTggatttagaaaaataaatgagaataaaaaaaattattaaaaagataaatataaaattataaattaattttataatcatgATATATTTGAATGTATCATTTCATTTTTGACAGAATATTAAAATGTCTTAACTCTTAAAAAGTCTGTAATGTTTCTTTGGTAGGTAGAGTGAGTCTTGTTCAATTGACTCTATCAACTATCCTATCTTATATAATGCAAACCATGaagctgcctttgagtatttgtAATCGAATTGATAGCATATGTCACAATTTTGTTTGGAGGAGTTAATTTGGTTAGaaagctgatgacaagtcatcatatacccatttttcaagctaatttcatttgttttgttagtctttatgcactttcttgcttcttaagtaagtgatttggagtgaaaatgcacaacttctttaaatcaagcaaccaccatgaaattaatgttaatccatgaggtttaagctaattttaattgaattttaattgatttataagcctcttgaatttagtgatactttgagtggttgttttggtttattgtaggtgaagaaaagaaaaaaaaaagaaaagcgtggcctaaggaagtgtggcccaaggaaaagaaagtgtggtcaaagagagaagaagtgtggcgcacaaCATGAGGaagggcaagcattgccctccacaagggcacactgccctctagaagggcaacataagggaaccaagcatgaaaggcaactctgccctgcccactacaagggcagagcacaattttgtgccttggaatcaagaggaataaaatgttgccctgccctccacaagggcagtatcgggctcaccaagggagaaaatcaaaggaaaatgtctccaaatgcttgccacaagagttgaacacgggaccatgaggaagctaggacttaaggcccattaccgtgccaagaaaccaaggaaaatgatgtagcgtgtgtttctgcccggATTCGAACACGGGACtgcattttggaaacactgccctcaGCATTTGGTTGgtgcacaattctggcgcaccaagaagtgaatctggcgcaccaaatcatgaccctggcagcaccagcgcgcaccacacacaatcctggcagcaccaaatttttctgccctgccctccgcgagggcagggcagcattctgcgcaccaaggcacgatcctggcagcaccagcgcgcatcaCAGCTTGAATCTAGCAGCACCAAGCACGCACCGTggcatttctggcgcaccaaattttcctgccctgccttccgcgagggcagggcagcgttttgcgcaccaagactgcaccaagccgcaccaagccgcaccaagcaagcaccaacacgcaccaaatcctgccctgccctccacaagggcagggcagcctcctggaagctattttcttgggccgaaaaattcaattaaaatgccaatttaattcatttcttcaccaaatcaaaagcccatccaaatcccaaaatccaagaatagaaagtgtataaataggagctagtttgatgtaattagaccCTTTTTTTGAAccttttgcttagcttttgaattttgcactttcttttgagctttgaattttacttttgcactttggaacttctcttggtgtcttcactgagatttcagagaattggggaggggaattgatctctcttcttcctcattcttgcttgggtctttttaatttccttgttttgattcttgggtgttaagaattgaggaaattttgtctcaatctccactcaagaactctttaatttctcttctgcataattgaacccatttacattccctttactgcttcttcttcaattccttgtcaattgctttgtgaacttggatctgggaaggcaaattgagatctagactctgctttctagtctcttgagacctgagatcccattttacttttggttcttctgtgaaccctgctgcactttaatttcattttctgtttgaatttcagtttattccaattcatcttctactttattaattgttgcaatttactttctctttgtttagattctgcaatcccagtcctcaaatcccttttacattcaagcaatttacattccttgccatttaagttactacaatttacatttcttgcactttaagtttcagtcatttaatttcttgttctttaagattctgcaagtttactttcctgttctttaatttactgcaatttcccttctccctttacattccaagcaatttatattctgttaaatacaacccactcaaccaaaacttgattcgcttgactaaatcaaccactaaactaaaattgctcaacccttcaatccctgtgggatcgacctcactcatgtgagttattattacttgatgcgacccggtacacttgccggtgagttttgtgttggatcgttttccacacatcaagtttttggcgccgttgccggggattgaaatagattgacaatgattaagtgaagtggaggtctagattaagcactttttcttttctgttattttaattttgactaacacactaactgtttgaatttttgcttaaactaactaaaacttcattctaactATAGATTGGAGTTTCATtagttttctggatctgtgtgtttattgttgtgtgtttgtatgtcaggtacaggaagatcttcccctgtcctctctgaaattgaccaaagaactcttcgaagaataagatgagctgaaagaggaaaaaacgttattggagaggaagaatctgaggaggaattccaagagatggaag includes:
- the LOC112711470 gene encoding uncharacterized protein isoform X2, which produces MKHHLKSIAEHGKRVFNQNQGLIHLGKLGQVEDAVTVFETMPHKNLVTYNSMVSVFAKNGRINDARKLFDKMPHRNLVSWNTMIAGYVHNNMVEEAAHLFDTMPRRDNFSWALMITCYSRYAKKGHFREAEEVFERTPVKDLVSYNSMLAGYTQNGKMHQALQFFERMTNKNAVSWNLMIAGFVNCGDPSSAWQLFEKIPNPSAVSWVTMLCGFARHGKIMEARKLFDSMPDKNVVSWNAMIAAYVQDLQIGEAVKLFKEMPDKDSVSWTTIINGYIRVGKLNEARKIYNQMPCKDTAAQTALLSGLIQNGRIDEAGQMFSRIHVRDAVCWNSMISGYSQSGRMEEAYNLFRHMPIKNAVSWNTMISGYAQAGKMDRAAEIFHSMEARNIVSWNSLIAGFLQNSLYLDAVKSFVIMGQEEQKPDQSTFACALSACANLAALQLGKQLHEYILKSGYVNDIFVSNALIAMYAKCGRVQKAEQVFRDIWRADLISWNSLISGYALNGLANEAFKAFEQMLSEGIAPDEFTFMGMLSTCSHAGLALKGLALFKCMVEEFSIEPLAEHYSCLVDLLGRVGRFEEAFNVMRGMKVKANAGLWGSLLAASRVHKNLELGRVAAKMLLELEPANASNYVTLSNMLAEAGRWKEVERLRVLMREKQATKLPGCSWIEIQNQIQSFISDDPSKSRAENIPFILNSLTEHIRDKCISDMNQSLEFYDWRYQSVSLPRG
- the LOC112711470 gene encoding uncharacterized protein isoform X1, translating into MKHHLKSIAEHGKRVFNQNQGLIHLGKLGQVEDAVTVFETMPHKNLVTYNSMVSVFAKNGRINDARKLFDKMPHRNLVSWNTMIAGYVHNNMVEEAAHLFDTMPRRDNFSWALMITCYSRKGMLHKARELFDLVPDKLDTKCWNAMIAGYAKKGHFREAEEVFERTPVKDLVSYNSMLAGYTQNGKMHQALQFFERMTNKNAVSWNLMIAGFVNCGDPSSAWQLFEKIPNPSAVSWVTMLCGFARHGKIMEARKLFDSMPDKNVVSWNAMIAAYVQDLQIGEAVKLFKEMPDKDSVSWTTIINGYIRVGKLNEARKIYNQMPCKDTAAQTALLSGLIQNGRIDEAGQMFSRIHVRDAVCWNSMISGYSQSGRMEEAYNLFRHMPIKNAVSWNTMISGYAQAGKMDRAAEIFHSMEARNIVSWNSLIAGFLQNSLYLDAVKSFVIMGQEEQKPDQSTFACALSACANLAALQLGKQLHEYILKSGYVNDIFVSNALIAMYAKCGRVQKAEQVFRDIWRADLISWNSLISGYALNGLANEAFKAFEQMLSEGIAPDEFTFMGMLSTCSHAGLALKGLALFKCMVEEFSIEPLAEHYSCLVDLLGRVGRFEEAFNVMRGMKVKANAGLWGSLLAASRVHKNLELGRVAAKMLLELEPANASNYVTLSNMLAEAGRWKEVERLRVLMREKQATKLPGCSWIEIQNQIQSFISDDPSKSRAENIPFILNSLTEHIRDKCISDMNQSLEFYDWRYQSVSLPRG